A window from Halomicrobium urmianum encodes these proteins:
- the lysS gene encoding lysine--tRNA ligase: MSGSLPDRHDPYSLGGRREGGGDDGHNEFWADDVADEIEARDPDEPIVIKGAISPSGVPHLGNVNEIMRGYVVAEVLRERGHEVRQVFTTDDRDPLRKLPRKLADLDGNVVDLGEVNAGALGKNLGRPYTDIPDPFGCCDSYGDHFSQLIADSAELLGVDIEVLSTTDLYEDGEFEELTRHVLENQGRAREVLSQYQDKVDDEYVPFNPICSECGKITETVTDVDLDAGTVDYRCTDMEAGDRTIEGCGHEGTATLREGKLPWRFEWPAGWDVLGVDFEPFGKDHAEGSWPSGVDVAENVLGVEPPVPMVYEWFTLDGEPFSSSEGHVVLAHDVLDVLEPEVLRYFFTKDPSKARDFSIERLDQLVDEFDQLERRFYGEEDAGERERRLADRAYPVAIRPTVADVFDADLPGDGWLDVATDPDARARVDDLVEGRFSDRARVPYTFAAVLGMFDDPELRADVARKEGHLTEDTPEWARDVALGRVDLASEWARRTDNEFNYELKRAEQPEVDLDPAVADALDELADFVDAGHDGEAIQGEIYETAKRHDVDMGELFGAGYRLLFGEDEGPQLGPFVAKLDREFVVRRFRREG; the protein is encoded by the coding sequence ATGAGCGGGAGCCTGCCCGACAGACACGACCCGTACTCCCTGGGCGGCCGCCGCGAGGGAGGCGGCGACGACGGGCACAACGAGTTCTGGGCCGACGACGTCGCCGACGAGATCGAGGCGCGCGACCCCGACGAGCCCATCGTGATCAAGGGGGCCATCTCGCCGTCGGGCGTCCCCCACCTCGGCAACGTCAACGAGATCATGCGCGGCTACGTCGTCGCCGAGGTGCTCCGCGAGCGGGGCCACGAGGTCCGGCAGGTGTTCACCACCGACGACCGCGACCCCCTGCGGAAGCTCCCCCGCAAGCTCGCCGACCTGGACGGCAACGTCGTCGACCTGGGCGAGGTCAACGCCGGCGCGCTCGGCAAGAACCTCGGCCGCCCCTACACCGACATCCCCGATCCCTTCGGCTGCTGTGACTCCTACGGCGACCACTTCTCGCAGCTCATCGCGGACTCGGCCGAGCTGCTGGGCGTCGACATCGAGGTCCTCTCGACGACGGACCTCTACGAGGACGGCGAGTTCGAGGAGCTGACCAGACACGTACTGGAGAACCAGGGCCGCGCGCGCGAGGTCCTGAGCCAGTACCAGGACAAGGTCGACGACGAGTACGTCCCGTTCAACCCCATCTGCTCCGAGTGCGGGAAGATCACCGAGACGGTCACGGACGTCGACCTCGACGCCGGCACCGTCGACTACCGCTGCACGGACATGGAGGCCGGCGATCGGACCATCGAGGGCTGCGGCCACGAGGGGACCGCGACGCTGCGGGAGGGCAAGCTCCCCTGGCGCTTCGAGTGGCCAGCCGGCTGGGACGTACTGGGCGTCGACTTCGAGCCGTTCGGCAAGGACCACGCCGAGGGGTCGTGGCCGTCCGGCGTCGACGTCGCCGAGAACGTCCTCGGCGTCGAACCGCCCGTCCCGATGGTCTACGAGTGGTTCACGCTGGACGGCGAGCCGTTCTCCTCCTCCGAGGGCCACGTCGTCCTCGCCCACGACGTCCTCGACGTGCTCGAACCCGAGGTCCTCCGGTACTTCTTCACCAAGGACCCGAGCAAGGCCCGTGACTTCTCCATCGAGCGGCTCGATCAGCTCGTCGACGAGTTCGATCAGCTCGAGCGGCGCTTCTACGGCGAGGAGGACGCCGGCGAGCGCGAGCGACGCCTCGCGGATCGGGCCTACCCCGTCGCCATCCGCCCGACCGTCGCCGACGTCTTCGACGCGGACCTCCCCGGCGACGGCTGGCTCGACGTGGCGACGGATCCGGACGCACGCGCACGCGTAGACGACCTCGTCGAAGGGCGCTTCTCCGACCGCGCCCGCGTCCCATACACCTTCGCCGCCGTCCTCGGGATGTTCGACGACCCCGAGCTGCGGGCCGACGTCGCTCGCAAGGAGGGTCACCTCACCGAGGACACGCCCGAGTGGGCCCGCGACGTCGCCCTCGGCCGGGTCGACCTGGCCAGCGAGTGGGCCCGCCGCACGGACAACGAGTTCAACTACGAGCTGAAGCGGGCCGAGCAGCCCGAGGTCGACCTCGACCCCGCCGTCGCGGACGCGCTGGACGAACTGGCCGACTTCGTCGACGCCGGTCACGACGGCGAGGCCATCCAGGGCGAGATCTACGAGACGGCCAAGCGCCACGACGTCGACATGGGCGAGCTGTTCGGCGCCGGCTACCGGCTGCTGTTCGGCGAGGACGAGGGACCGCAGCTCGGTCCCTTCGTCGCCAAGCTCGACCGTGAATTCGTCGTCCGGCGGTTCCGGCGCGAGGGGTAG
- a CDS encoding site-2 protease family protein, giving the protein MVSALTWVLAGIVAYTFVGMALRARGLLPDYIRLSGPITTLHTGRGRAFLDRLAARRRFWRAWGNLGLGIALVVMVGSFLLVVVGAYSAIVDPQPTALNEPRNVLAIPGVNDFLPLSVAPEIVTGLVLGLIVHEGGHGLLCRVEDIEIDSLGLAFFTLIPVGAFVEPDEEELREASRGAQLRMFAAGVTNNFALSLIALAVLFGPVMGAFAVVDGAPVGGVVPGSAADQAGIDRGDVLTEVDGQRVASAGDLDAVLANTSERTITVDRREGDPVSVNRSLVVTSASADRSPLGINATVTAVNGTPVSTERGFERAARNATVAALETDGGETVTAPLGAAVRVAEDGPLASEDAPSGERLVITSVGDRRTATAADLTDAIASQSPGEPVTVVGYVDGERQRYEVTLAEADTVGAALGVASIEQGTNGFVVDEFGIKDYPAGSFLEILGGDAEGTAAGSLSFAQRVFFVLLLPFAGAGAAGIDFNFAGFTGIATNFYEVEGVLGAFGTEPAFLVANLLFWAGWINLVIGQFNCVPTFPLDGGHLLRAGTESVVSRLPLPDKRRVVTTVSVTVTLVMIGSLLGMVFLPQLLA; this is encoded by the coding sequence ATGGTGAGCGCGCTCACGTGGGTCCTCGCCGGTATCGTCGCCTACACCTTCGTCGGGATGGCGTTGCGTGCGCGGGGGTTGCTCCCCGACTACATCCGGCTTTCGGGACCGATCACGACGTTACACACCGGCCGCGGGCGGGCGTTCCTGGATCGACTGGCCGCCCGGCGGCGGTTCTGGCGCGCCTGGGGGAACCTGGGCCTCGGGATCGCTCTCGTCGTCATGGTCGGCTCCTTCCTGCTGGTAGTGGTCGGGGCCTACAGCGCGATCGTCGATCCCCAGCCGACCGCTCTGAACGAGCCCCGGAACGTGCTGGCGATCCCGGGCGTCAACGACTTCCTCCCGCTGTCGGTCGCTCCGGAGATCGTCACCGGCCTCGTCCTGGGCCTGATCGTCCACGAGGGCGGCCACGGCCTGCTCTGCCGGGTCGAGGACATCGAGATCGACTCGCTTGGCCTGGCCTTCTTCACGCTGATTCCCGTCGGCGCCTTCGTCGAACCCGACGAGGAGGAGCTTCGTGAGGCCTCCCGGGGCGCCCAGCTCCGGATGTTCGCAGCGGGGGTCACCAACAACTTCGCGCTGTCGCTGATCGCACTGGCCGTCCTCTTCGGGCCGGTGATGGGGGCGTTCGCCGTCGTCGACGGCGCGCCCGTCGGCGGCGTCGTCCCCGGATCCGCGGCCGACCAGGCCGGGATCGACCGGGGCGACGTCCTCACCGAAGTCGACGGACAGCGGGTCGCGTCGGCGGGCGACCTCGACGCGGTGCTGGCCAACACCTCCGAGCGGACGATCACCGTCGACCGCCGCGAGGGCGACCCCGTGTCGGTGAACCGGTCGCTCGTGGTCACCAGCGCCAGCGCCGACAGATCGCCGCTCGGGATCAACGCGACCGTCACGGCCGTCAACGGGACGCCGGTCTCCACGGAGCGGGGCTTCGAGCGAGCGGCGCGTAACGCGACCGTCGCCGCCCTGGAAACCGACGGCGGCGAGACGGTGACGGCCCCGCTGGGCGCCGCCGTCCGCGTCGCCGAGGACGGACCCCTCGCCAGCGAGGACGCACCATCGGGCGAGCGGCTCGTGATCACCAGCGTCGGCGACCGACGCACCGCGACGGCGGCCGACCTCACCGACGCCATCGCGAGCCAGTCGCCGGGCGAGCCGGTGACCGTCGTCGGCTACGTCGACGGCGAGCGCCAGCGCTACGAGGTCACGCTGGCGGAGGCCGACACCGTCGGCGCCGCCCTAGGCGTGGCCTCGATCGAGCAGGGCACCAACGGCTTCGTCGTCGACGAGTTCGGTATCAAGGACTACCCCGCGGGCTCGTTCCTCGAGATCCTCGGCGGCGACGCCGAGGGCACCGCGGCCGGATCGCTATCCTTTGCCCAGCGGGTGTTCTTCGTGCTGCTCCTGCCCTTCGCCGGCGCGGGCGCCGCGGGCATCGACTTCAACTTCGCCGGCTTCACCGGTATCGCTACCAACTTCTACGAGGTCGAGGGGGTCCTCGGCGCGTTCGGGACCGAGCCGGCGTTCCTGGTCGCGAACCTCCTGTTCTGGGCGGGGTGGATCAACCTCGTCATCGGCCAGTTCAACTGCGTCCCGACGTTCCCGCTGGACGGCGGCCACCTCCTCCGGGCCGGCACGGAGTCTGTCGTCTCGCGGCTCCCGCTGCCGGACAAGCGCCGCGTCGTCACCACCGTCTCGGTGACCGTGACGCTCGTGATGATCGGGTCGCTGCTGGGAATGGTGTTCCTGCCCCAGCTGCTGGCCTAG
- the argS gene encoding arginine--tRNA ligase, translating into MFRQTRAEVEDALEGALAALDLPTDDLGIEEPPEDVPAVLASSVAYRLAGEVGAAPPEVAGQVADEIDADELTYVDGVATQGPYLNFLPSEAYFAETLDAAQDDDYGRLPDRDTSLVLEHTSANPTGPVHVGRARNPIIGDALARVLDFAGYDVDRHYYVNDAGRQIAVFTWAYETFDEADLPEPERDSPEYEMVRYYRKGNSFLEEGDPDEVEEAEDEIQSILQGLEAGDDEAYERVSEVVDTVLSGMRGTLERLPAEFDEFVKETRFMRDGSTDDLVDRLQDLDCAVYEDDAWQLDLPGFEKNLVFLRSDGTSLYTTRDLAHHEWKLENYDEAVTVLGEDHKLQADQLKATLELLGHDTDRIRSVHYSWVNLPEGGMSTREGTGVDLDDLLDESVDRARKEVERRMDERIRDDDLTEADVERIARQVGIGAVRYDVVSKQPTKGITFEWERALDFEAQSAPYVQYVHARCCGILDEAGETPDPDDVDASLLETDAERDLLRAVARFPAVIEESAGELRPHVVATYTRTLAERFNAFYRECPVLDADDETREARLALVAAARHAVANALDMLGVEAPDSM; encoded by the coding sequence ATGTTTCGCCAGACCCGCGCGGAGGTCGAGGACGCCCTCGAAGGGGCGCTGGCCGCGCTCGACCTCCCCACCGACGACCTCGGGATCGAGGAGCCGCCGGAGGACGTCCCGGCCGTACTGGCCTCCAGCGTCGCCTACCGGCTGGCCGGCGAGGTCGGGGCCGCCCCGCCCGAGGTCGCCGGTCAGGTCGCCGACGAGATCGACGCCGACGAACTGACCTACGTCGACGGCGTCGCGACGCAGGGACCGTACCTGAACTTCCTGCCGAGCGAGGCCTACTTCGCCGAGACGCTCGATGCCGCACAGGACGACGACTACGGCCGCCTGCCCGACCGCGACACCAGCCTCGTGCTGGAGCACACCTCTGCCAACCCGACCGGTCCTGTCCACGTCGGCCGCGCCCGCAACCCCATCATCGGGGACGCGCTGGCCCGCGTGCTCGACTTCGCCGGCTACGACGTCGACCGCCACTACTACGTCAACGACGCCGGCCGCCAGATCGCCGTGTTCACCTGGGCCTACGAGACCTTCGACGAGGCCGACCTCCCCGAGCCAGAGCGGGACTCTCCCGAGTACGAGATGGTCCGCTACTACCGCAAGGGCAACTCCTTCCTCGAAGAGGGCGACCCCGACGAGGTCGAGGAGGCCGAAGACGAGATCCAGTCGATCCTCCAGGGCCTCGAAGCGGGCGACGACGAGGCCTACGAGCGCGTCTCGGAGGTCGTCGACACCGTCCTCTCGGGCATGCGCGGGACCCTCGAACGCCTCCCCGCCGAGTTCGACGAGTTCGTCAAGGAGACGCGGTTCATGCGCGACGGCTCCACCGACGACCTGGTCGACCGTCTGCAGGACCTCGACTGCGCCGTCTACGAGGACGACGCCTGGCAGCTGGACCTCCCCGGGTTCGAGAAGAACCTCGTCTTCCTCCGCTCGGACGGCACCTCGCTGTACACGACGCGGGACCTGGCCCACCACGAGTGGAAGCTGGAGAACTACGACGAGGCCGTCACCGTCCTCGGCGAGGATCACAAGCTCCAGGCCGACCAGCTGAAGGCGACGCTCGAGTTGCTGGGCCACGACACCGACCGCATCCGCTCGGTCCACTACTCCTGGGTGAACCTCCCCGAGGGCGGGATGAGCACTCGCGAGGGGACCGGCGTCGACCTCGACGACCTGCTCGACGAGTCAGTCGACCGCGCCCGGAAGGAGGTCGAACGGCGCATGGACGAGCGGATCCGCGACGACGACCTGACCGAGGCCGACGTCGAGCGCATCGCCCGTCAGGTCGGTATCGGTGCCGTCCGCTACGACGTCGTCTCCAAGCAGCCCACGAAGGGCATCACCTTCGAGTGGGAGCGCGCCCTGGACTTCGAGGCCCAGTCGGCCCCCTACGTCCAGTACGTCCACGCGCGCTGCTGTGGTATCTTGGACGAGGCCGGCGAGACGCCCGACCCGGACGACGTCGACGCGTCCCTGCTCGAGACCGACGCAGAGCGCGACCTCCTGCGGGCCGTCGCGCGCTTCCCGGCCGTAATCGAGGAGAGCGCCGGCGAACTCCGGCCCCATGTCGTCGCCACCTACACCCGGACGCTGGCCGAGCGGTTCAACGCCTTCTACCGGGAGTGCCCCGTCCTCGACGCCGACGACGAGACTCGCGAGGCCCGCCTCGCCCTCGTGGCCGCCGCCCGCCACGCGGTCGCCAACGCCCTCGACATGCTCGGCGTCGAGGCGCCCGACTCGATGTAG
- a CDS encoding DUF7344 domain-containing protein has protein sequence MFWVTRTICEKSVTYGRCEHEWRQTRSRRTSLTNHGCTRSRSLDAVLDILANQHRRALLEYLMDQPGNAGPFEEATKHIVLRIGQKQGAQPNHDDVQVALQHHHLPKLADAGVVDYDVRSQMIRYHENERLETAYERVGDLALD, from the coding sequence GTGTTCTGGGTGACTAGAACCATCTGTGAGAAGAGCGTGACGTATGGTAGATGTGAGCACGAATGGCGCCAAACGAGGAGCCGTCGAACGAGCCTGACGAACCATGGCTGCACGAGATCCCGCTCTCTCGATGCCGTTCTCGACATTCTGGCGAACCAGCACCGACGCGCGCTTCTAGAGTACCTGATGGACCAGCCCGGCAACGCCGGACCGTTCGAGGAAGCGACGAAACACATCGTTCTGCGGATCGGACAGAAGCAGGGAGCGCAGCCGAACCACGACGACGTGCAGGTCGCCCTCCAGCACCACCACCTCCCGAAACTGGCGGACGCCGGCGTCGTCGACTACGACGTCCGCAGTCAGATGATCCGCTACCACGAGAACGAGCGGCTCGAGACGGCCTACGAGCGAGTGGGCGACCTCGCTCTGGACTGA
- a CDS encoding MinD/ParA family ATP-binding protein: MAGYVCTIAGGKGGVGKTTTAVNVGVALQEMGHDVVVVDADLGMANLGAMLGIEHGTSVHDVLASGAAVSDALTDAPGGLTIIPGEQSLDAFADADPAKLRKVIRTLRNAYDAVLIDTGAGLSHEVAVPLGLSDGVLLVTTPDDVAVGDTVKTAQLADRIDDGGEVIGAVLNRVTRHTDVPAIADELGHHLLAVVPDDLEATSREPLVLNAPDSRAARAFQGLTAHLDEIFFTGADPGDLETVVEEEWFVEDDEADAAEAEGSADTGDDDESGGVFGLFN, translated from the coding sequence ATGGCGGGGTACGTCTGTACGATAGCGGGCGGTAAAGGCGGGGTCGGCAAGACCACGACGGCGGTCAACGTCGGGGTCGCCCTGCAGGAGATGGGGCACGACGTGGTCGTCGTCGACGCGGACCTCGGCATGGCGAACCTGGGGGCTATGCTCGGTATCGAGCACGGGACCAGCGTCCACGACGTCCTCGCCAGCGGCGCGGCGGTCAGCGACGCCCTGACGGACGCGCCGGGCGGGCTGACCATCATTCCCGGCGAGCAGTCCCTGGACGCGTTCGCCGACGCGGACCCCGCCAAGCTCCGGAAGGTGATCAGGACGCTCCGGAACGCCTACGACGCGGTCCTGATCGACACGGGAGCGGGCCTGAGCCACGAGGTGGCCGTACCGCTGGGACTCTCCGACGGCGTGCTGCTGGTGACGACGCCGGACGACGTCGCCGTCGGGGACACAGTCAAGACGGCCCAGCTCGCCGACCGCATCGACGACGGCGGCGAGGTCATCGGCGCCGTCCTCAACCGGGTCACCCGCCACACCGACGTCCCCGCCATCGCCGACGAACTCGGCCACCACCTCCTCGCGGTCGTTCCGGACGACCTGGAGGCCACCAGCCGGGAACCCCTGGTGCTGAACGCGCCCGATAGCCGCGCCGCCCGGGCCTTCCAGGGGCTGACCGCGCACCTCGACGAGATCTTCTTCACGGGCGCCGACCCCGGCGACCTCGAAACGGTCGTCGAGGAGGAGTGGTTCGTCGAGGACGACGAAGCGGACGCGGCCGAGGCGGAGGGGTCGGCCGATACCGGCGATGACGACGAGTCAGGCGGCGTATTCGGCCTGTTCAACTGA
- the prf1 gene encoding peptide chain release factor aRF-1 — translation MSESEREQSDKQKYEFKKVIEDLKDYEGSGTQLVSIYVPEDKLISDVVAHVTQEHSEASNIKSKQTRTNVQDALTSIKDRLRYYDTRPPDNGLVLFSGAVDAGGGQTDMITEVLESPPQPIESFRYHCDSHFLTEPLEEMLADKGLFGLIVLDRREANVGWLRGKRVEPVKSASSLVPGKQRKGGQSAQRFARLRLEAIDNFYQEVAGMANDLFVAERHELDGILVGGPSPTKDEFLDGDYLHHELQDKVIGKFDVAYTDESGLYDLVDAASDVLAEHEMLEDKRAMEEFFEQLHDGEKATYGFEPTRENLMMGAVDRLLISEDLRQDVVTYTCENGHEERELLDRREETPEHTCDRCGDTVSAEAGEREDAIDHLMEIADQRGTETLFISTDFEKGEQLLSAFGGVAGLLRYSTGV, via the coding sequence ATGAGTGAGTCCGAGCGAGAGCAGTCTGACAAACAAAAATACGAGTTCAAGAAGGTCATCGAGGACCTGAAGGACTACGAGGGATCAGGAACGCAGCTCGTCTCTATCTACGTTCCCGAGGACAAACTGATCAGCGACGTCGTCGCGCACGTCACGCAGGAGCACTCTGAGGCTTCTAACATCAAGTCGAAGCAGACGCGGACGAACGTGCAGGACGCCCTGACGAGTATCAAGGACCGCCTGCGGTACTACGATACTCGTCCGCCGGATAACGGGCTCGTACTGTTCTCCGGTGCCGTCGACGCCGGCGGCGGACAGACCGACATGATCACGGAAGTGCTGGAGAGCCCGCCCCAGCCCATCGAGTCGTTCCGGTATCACTGCGACTCGCACTTCCTGACCGAGCCACTCGAGGAGATGCTGGCCGACAAGGGCCTGTTCGGCCTCATCGTGCTGGACCGCCGCGAGGCCAACGTCGGCTGGCTCCGCGGCAAGCGCGTCGAGCCCGTCAAGTCCGCCTCCTCGCTGGTGCCCGGCAAGCAGCGCAAAGGTGGCCAGTCCGCCCAGCGGTTCGCCCGCCTTCGGCTGGAGGCCATCGACAACTTCTACCAGGAGGTCGCGGGGATGGCCAACGACCTGTTCGTCGCCGAGCGCCACGAACTGGACGGCATCCTCGTGGGCGGTCCCTCGCCGACGAAAGACGAGTTCCTCGACGGCGACTACCTCCACCACGAGCTCCAGGACAAGGTCATCGGCAAGTTCGACGTCGCCTACACGGACGAATCGGGGCTGTACGACCTCGTCGACGCCGCCAGCGACGTCCTCGCCGAGCACGAGATGCTGGAGGACAAGCGGGCCATGGAGGAGTTCTTCGAGCAGCTCCACGACGGCGAGAAGGCCACGTACGGGTTCGAGCCCACACGCGAGAACCTGATGATGGGCGCCGTCGACCGCCTGCTCATCTCGGAGGACCTCCGGCAGGACGTCGTCACCTACACCTGCGAGAACGGCCACGAGGAGCGCGAACTGCTCGACCGACGGGAGGAGACGCCAGAACACACCTGCGACCGCTGCGGCGACACCGTCTCCGCCGAGGCGGGCGAGCGCGAGGACGCCATCGACCACCTCATGGAGATTGCCGACCAGCGGGGCACCGAGACGCTGTTCATCTCCACTGACTTCGAGAAGGGCGAACAGCTGCTCTCCGCCTTCGGCGGCGTCGCCGGCCTCCTTCGGTACTCTACCGGCGTCTAA
- a CDS encoding DUF6276 family protein: MTRDCPECGAAMLAFPVEASLREYLPGEDPGAALCPRCLALRPVADPPAEVPDFGRVSDAFPDAPSAAVPFALLLGLLSSLATHRDEIAALLELVEREGVDPLLTLDRLADDPDVDSGVDLAGRRRQLEQLL, encoded by the coding sequence ATGACTCGCGACTGTCCGGAGTGCGGAGCGGCGATGCTCGCGTTTCCCGTCGAGGCCTCGCTCCGCGAGTACCTGCCCGGCGAGGATCCGGGTGCGGCGCTGTGTCCGCGCTGTCTCGCGCTCCGCCCGGTGGCCGATCCGCCGGCGGAGGTTCCCGATTTCGGCCGGGTGAGCGACGCGTTCCCCGACGCGCCGTCGGCGGCGGTGCCGTTCGCGCTCCTGCTGGGACTGCTCTCGTCGCTGGCCACCCACCGCGACGAGATCGCCGCGCTACTCGAACTGGTCGAGCGCGAGGGCGTGGACCCGCTGTTGACGCTCGACCGCCTCGCCGACGACCCGGACGTCGATAGCGGCGTCGACCTCGCCGGCCGACGCCGCCAGCTAGAGCAGTTGCTGTGA
- a CDS encoding V-type ATP synthase subunit D: MAKDVKPTRKELMRIEDRIELSEQGHDTLEKKRDGLIMEFMDILDQAQDVRSELEDSYDRAQHSMDMARAMEGDVAVRGAAAALKEHPEITTQSKNIMGVVVPQIESSKVRKSLDERGYGVMGSSARIDEAADAYEELIENVILAAEVETAMKKMLDEIETTKRRVNALEFKLLPELHSNKEYIEQKLEEQEREEIFRMKKIKAKKEDEERAEREAAEEEEEPATVAADD; the protein is encoded by the coding sequence ATGGCCAAGGACGTCAAGCCCACTCGCAAGGAACTGATGCGGATCGAGGACCGCATCGAGCTCTCCGAGCAGGGCCACGACACGCTGGAGAAGAAGCGCGACGGGCTCATCATGGAATTCATGGACATCCTCGATCAGGCCCAGGACGTCCGCTCGGAACTGGAGGACTCCTACGACCGCGCCCAGCACTCGATGGACATGGCGCGGGCGATGGAGGGTGACGTCGCGGTGCGGGGCGCGGCCGCTGCGCTGAAGGAACACCCGGAGATCACCACGCAGTCCAAGAACATCATGGGCGTCGTCGTCCCGCAGATCGAGTCCAGCAAGGTCCGCAAGTCACTCGACGAGCGCGGCTACGGCGTCATGGGCAGTTCGGCGCGCATCGACGAGGCCGCCGACGCCTACGAGGAACTCATCGAGAACGTCATCCTCGCCGCCGAGGTCGAGACGGCGATGAAGAAGATGCTGGACGAGATCGAGACGACCAAGCGCCGCGTCAACGCCCTCGAGTTCAAGCTCCTGCCCGAGCTCCACTCGAACAAGGAGTACATCGAGCAGAAGCTCGAGGAGCAGGAGCGCGAGGAGATCTTCCGCATGAAGAAGATCAAGGCCAAGAAGGAAGACGAAGAGCGGGCCGAGCGCGAGGCCGCCGAAGAGGAAGAAGAGCCTGCGACTGTCGCCGCGGACGACTGA
- a CDS encoding ATP synthase subunit B, with protein MKEYQTITEISGPLVFVETDEPVGYDEIVEIETGDGQTRRGQVLESASDHVAIQVFEGTEGIDRQSSVRFLGETMKMPVTEDLLGRVLDGTGRPIDGGPDIVPDERQDIVGAAINPYSREYPEEFIQTGVSAIDGMNTLVRGQKLPIFSASGLPHNDLALQIARQASVPEEEEGDDDEGSEFAVIFGAMGITQEEANEFMDDFERTGALERSVVFMNLADDPAVERTLTPRLALTTAEYLAFEKDYHVLVILTDMTNYCEALREIGAAREEVPGRRGYPGYMYTDLAQLYERAGRIKGRDGSVTQIPILTMPGDDDTHPIPDLTGYITEGQIYVDRDLNSQGVQPPIDVLPSLSRLMDDGIGEGLTRADHADVKDQIFAAYAEGEDLRDLVNIVGREALSDLDNKYLDFADRFEDEFVDQGFDTNRSIDETLEIGWDLLSMLPKEELNRIDEEAIEEHYREDAEAEEVAAD; from the coding sequence ATGAAAGAGTACCAGACGATCACGGAAATCAGCGGACCGCTGGTCTTCGTCGAGACGGACGAGCCCGTCGGTTACGACGAGATCGTCGAGATCGAGACCGGCGACGGCCAGACGCGGCGCGGCCAGGTGCTGGAATCGGCCAGCGACCACGTCGCCATTCAGGTGTTCGAGGGGACCGAGGGCATCGACCGCCAGTCCTCGGTGCGCTTCCTCGGCGAGACCATGAAGATGCCCGTGACCGAGGACCTCCTCGGTCGCGTGCTTGACGGGACCGGCCGCCCCATCGACGGCGGCCCGGACATCGTCCCGGACGAGCGCCAGGACATCGTCGGCGCCGCGATCAACCCCTACTCCCGGGAGTACCCCGAGGAGTTCATCCAGACCGGCGTCTCCGCCATCGACGGCATGAACACGCTGGTCCGCGGCCAGAAGCTGCCGATCTTCTCGGCGTCGGGGCTGCCCCACAACGACCTCGCCCTGCAGATCGCCCGACAGGCCTCCGTCCCGGAGGAAGAAGAGGGCGACGACGACGAGGGATCGGAGTTCGCGGTGATCTTCGGTGCGATGGGGATCACCCAGGAGGAGGCCAACGAGTTCATGGACGACTTCGAGCGCACCGGCGCGCTGGAGCGCTCCGTCGTCTTCATGAACCTCGCCGACGACCCGGCCGTCGAGCGGACGCTCACGCCGCGGCTGGCGCTGACCACGGCGGAGTACCTCGCCTTCGAGAAAGACTACCACGTCCTGGTCATCCTGACGGACATGACCAACTACTGCGAGGCGCTGCGCGAGATCGGGGCCGCCCGCGAGGAGGTCCCCGGTCGCCGTGGCTACCCCGGGTACATGTACACCGACCTGGCCCAGCTCTACGAGCGCGCCGGTCGGATCAAGGGACGTGACGGGTCGGTCACCCAGATTCCGATCCTCACGATGCCGGGCGACGACGACACGCACCCGATCCCGGACCTGACCGGGTACATCACCGAGGGCCAGATCTACGTCGATCGGGACCTCAACAGCCAGGGCGTCCAGCCGCCGATCGACGTCCTGCCGAGCCTGTCGCGCCTGATGGACGACGGTATCGGCGAGGGGCTGACCCGCGCCGACCACGCCGACGTGAAAGACCAGATCTTCGCCGCGTACGCGGAAGGTGAGGACCTGCGCGACCTCGTGAACATCGTCGGTCGCGAGGCGCTGTCCGACCTCGACAACAAGTACCTCGACTTCGCGGACCGCTTCGAGGACGAGTTCGTCGACCAGGGCTTCGACACGAACCGGTCGATCGACGAGACGCTGGAGATCGGCTGGGACCTCCTCTCGATGCTCCCGAAGGAGGAGCTCAACCGCATCGACGAGGAAGCGATCGAGGAGCACTACCGCGAGGACGCCGAGGCCGAGGAAGTCGCCGCCGACTGA